The following proteins are co-located in the Flammeovirga kamogawensis genome:
- a CDS encoding YeiH family protein, with protein sequence MNNISIQNIKSYPTLNKVVYITLALLTLTPWVSTAVALFSGIFFAIFFKLPNQQLNKKISSSLLKWSVVFLGFGLNATDAIKTGSEGSLITFTSIALTLTMGGILGRKFGLDKTIYRLIASGTAICGGSAIAAMAPALKANERQISVAMGTVFILNAVALVLFPVIGKYLDMSQNQFGWWAALAIHDTSAVVGAAQAYGEEALKIATTVKLTRALWIVPISLIAAFSQSGKINFKTMPTFILGFVIAMLINSYIPSTHVIAPICNFIAHKGLALSLFTIGCTLDLDSVKHVGTKPMYQGIILWFCASIVSLVAVMHLFN encoded by the coding sequence ATGAATAATATATCGATTCAAAATATTAAATCTTATCCAACTTTAAACAAAGTTGTTTATATAACTTTAGCCTTACTAACATTAACTCCTTGGGTATCTACTGCTGTTGCTTTATTTAGTGGTATTTTCTTTGCTATTTTCTTTAAACTACCCAATCAACAATTAAACAAAAAAATTAGTAGTAGTCTTTTAAAATGGTCTGTAGTCTTTTTAGGTTTTGGTTTAAATGCTACAGATGCTATTAAAACGGGCTCTGAGGGTTCTTTAATTACTTTTACTAGTATTGCCTTAACATTAACTATGGGAGGTATTCTAGGTAGAAAATTTGGGCTCGATAAAACAATATATAGACTTATTGCCTCTGGAACGGCAATTTGTGGAGGAAGTGCAATTGCAGCAATGGCCCCAGCTTTAAAAGCCAATGAAAGACAAATTTCTGTAGCTATGGGTACAGTCTTTATTTTAAATGCTGTGGCTTTAGTACTTTTCCCGGTAATAGGTAAATACCTAGATATGTCACAGAATCAATTTGGCTGGTGGGCTGCTTTGGCTATTCATGATACTAGTGCTGTTGTAGGTGCTGCGCAAGCCTATGGTGAAGAAGCATTAAAAATTGCAACAACAGTTAAATTAACACGAGCTCTATGGATTGTACCTATTTCTTTAATTGCTGCTTTTAGCCAATCAGGTAAAATCAACTTTAAAACAATGCCTACATTTATTTTAGGTTTTGTAATTGCAATGCTTATCAATTCATATATTCCAAGTACTCATGTTATTGCTCCTATTTGTAATTTCATTGCTCACAAAGGTTTGGCATTATCATTATTTACTATTGGTTGTACTTTAGATTTAGATAGCGTAAAACATGTAGGAACTAAGCCAATGTATCAAGGTATTATATTGTGGTTCTGTGCATCTATTGTATCATTAGTTGCAGTAATGCATTTATTTAATTAA
- a CDS encoding LysR substrate-binding domain-containing protein, whose translation MKSHFRLHVFYEVVQRQSFTKASEVLGISQPAVTKHVRALEEEYQLPLLERKGVIIHLTQAGEILKIYCEKIFSLERQLTFEMDALKDHQGGTIRIGASTTIAQYIIPSVIAEFQQKVKDAKVEIKSGNTEAIENWLIEDKIDIGMIEGSPHRGGLKYIPFLNDELVLVASSKFNKLQTVELQDIFSKPIVMREQGSGTRKIIEHALKGESLSINDLNIIMELDTTESIKRYIASSPNYAILSIYSVLDELNRDQLQIIDIENFEMNRKLHFVIKEGGSIGLGNKFMDYTMLHYNKK comes from the coding sequence ATGAAATCACATTTCAGATTACATGTATTCTACGAAGTAGTTCAACGTCAGAGTTTTACAAAAGCCTCTGAAGTTTTAGGGATTTCACAACCTGCTGTAACTAAACACGTTAGAGCTTTAGAGGAGGAATACCAATTACCTTTGTTAGAAAGAAAAGGTGTAATTATTCATTTAACTCAAGCTGGTGAAATATTAAAGATTTATTGTGAAAAGATTTTTAGCTTAGAAAGGCAATTAACTTTTGAAATGGATGCCTTAAAAGATCATCAAGGAGGTACTATACGTATTGGTGCAAGTACTACAATTGCACAATATATTATACCTAGCGTGATTGCGGAATTTCAGCAAAAAGTAAAAGATGCAAAGGTCGAGATTAAAAGTGGTAATACAGAAGCTATAGAAAATTGGCTTATTGAAGATAAAATAGATATTGGTATGATTGAAGGTTCCCCACATAGAGGAGGGCTAAAATATATACCTTTTTTAAATGATGAATTGGTATTAGTTGCATCATCTAAATTTAATAAGCTACAAACTGTAGAATTGCAAGATATTTTTTCTAAACCCATTGTAATGAGAGAACAAGGAAGTGGAACTAGAAAAATAATTGAACATGCTTTAAAAGGAGAATCTCTATCTATAAATGATTTAAATATAATTATGGAGTTAGATACAACCGAAAGTATAAAAAGATACATTGCTTCATCTCCTAATTATGCAATTCTATCTATCTACTCTGTTCTTGATGAATTAAATAGAGATCAACTTCAAATAATTGATATTGAAAATTTTGAGATGAACAGAAAGTTACATTTTGTTATAAAGGAAGGTGGATCTATAGGCTTAGGAAATAAATTCATGGATTATACAATGCTTCATTATAACAAAAAGTAA
- a CDS encoding arsenate reductase family protein, whose amino-acid sequence MSLSITKRPVILYDSSCPKQSKFANDVNLKITDLREIEVNACPLSERLLVDILEKMRVKPSSVLINEKSPWYRCFSDDFYEMSDVVLIRTLVDFPSLLKTPIVILDEQVFVDPKEEYLPIEEFAY is encoded by the coding sequence ATGTCACTATCAATAACTAAAAGACCTGTTATCCTTTATGACAGTTCTTGTCCGAAACAAAGTAAATTTGCAAATGATGTAAATTTAAAAATCACAGATCTAAGAGAGATTGAAGTCAATGCTTGTCCACTATCAGAACGATTGCTTGTTGATATTCTCGAAAAAATGAGAGTAAAACCATCTTCTGTGTTGATTAATGAGAAGTCACCTTGGTATAGATGCTTTTCAGATGATTTTTACGAAATGAGTGATGTTGTTCTAATCAGAACATTAGTCGATTTCCCCTCCTTGTTAAAAACACCAATTGTAATTCTTGATGAACAGGTATTTGTTGATCCCAAAGAGGAGTATCTTCCAATAGAAGAATTTGCGTATTAA
- a CDS encoding DegT/DnrJ/EryC1/StrS family aminotransferase, giving the protein MIVPFLSLDSIHTSIKKEVLSAIEQVYNANDFILGEKLTAFEEQYAKATGVNYCVGVGNGLDALKIALLALDINKGDEVIIPANTFFATLQAVVLVGAKPILVDVNQKDGLIDIDLLKKSITSKTKAILPVHMYGNVADVLSILKLIKGKEIYLIEDNAQAHLATLKNQFTGSFGHINATSFYPGKNLGALGDGGAITTNSKELADKCKAIRNYGSSEKYYYDVLGENSRLDNLQAAVLSVKLKYLPEWTLERKKIAAIYAKELLGIGDISMFEIENTVGHVYHLFTILTEHRDQLSAFLKEKNIQTIVHYPVPIHLQKSVANLGYKKGDFPVSEKIANSILSLPLFIGLTNKEQMYVVAQIKLFFSVNNLLHA; this is encoded by the coding sequence ATGATAGTACCTTTTTTGTCTTTAGATAGTATTCATACTTCAATTAAAAAGGAAGTATTATCTGCAATTGAACAGGTTTATAATGCAAATGATTTTATTTTAGGTGAGAAGTTAACTGCGTTTGAGGAGCAATACGCCAAAGCAACAGGAGTAAATTATTGTGTAGGTGTTGGTAACGGCTTAGATGCACTAAAAATAGCATTATTAGCACTTGATATTAATAAGGGAGATGAGGTAATTATTCCAGCAAATACATTTTTTGCTACCTTACAAGCAGTAGTACTTGTTGGTGCTAAACCTATTCTAGTAGATGTAAATCAAAAAGATGGTTTAATAGACATTGATTTATTAAAAAAGAGCATAACCTCAAAAACAAAAGCAATACTACCTGTTCATATGTATGGTAATGTTGCAGATGTATTATCTATATTAAAATTGATTAAAGGGAAAGAAATTTACCTTATTGAAGATAACGCTCAAGCTCATCTTGCAACTCTTAAAAACCAATTTACAGGTAGTTTTGGTCATATTAATGCAACAAGTTTTTATCCAGGAAAAAATTTAGGAGCATTAGGTGATGGTGGTGCAATAACTACAAATAGTAAGGAATTAGCAGATAAATGCAAAGCAATTAGAAATTATGGGTCTTCTGAAAAGTACTATTATGATGTATTAGGTGAAAATTCTAGATTAGATAATTTACAAGCAGCAGTATTATCGGTAAAGCTAAAATATTTACCAGAGTGGACATTGGAAAGAAAAAAAATAGCAGCAATTTACGCAAAAGAATTATTAGGAATAGGGGATATCAGTATGTTTGAAATAGAGAATACTGTCGGGCATGTCTATCATTTATTTACAATATTGACAGAGCATAGAGATCAATTATCAGCGTTTTTAAAAGAAAAGAACATCCAAACTATAGTTCACTATCCTGTCCCAATCCACCTACAAAAATCTGTAGCAAATTTAGGGTACAAAAAAGGCGATTTTCCCGTTTCCGAAAAAATCGCCAATTCTATTTTGAGCCTACCCCTTTTTATTGGTCTTACTAATAAAGAACAAATGTATGTGGTAGCACAAATTAAATTATTTTTTAGTGTGAATAACCTGCTTCACGCATAG
- a CDS encoding DUF2490 domain-containing protein yields the protein MKNFLKISIAIYCFLISDLSFAQISDDKRLWLHYFNSIKLNKKWSIDTDAAYLHQFDVTANRVQARSGAKYKINKNFSIRLGIGYFYVFDSEGANVSEIRPNQDLIGKHFLSRNKSWYFTQRARFEEQFLTTTIQGEENKEKDQKNRLRYSYMVRKAINSWTFGIGGEMFINFNDKSTNAFVNKHRAYAVINKKLNDNLALEAQYIREDSFKNQQGSVHHADVLRLCVKQVIHTKK from the coding sequence TTGAAAAATTTTTTAAAAATATCGATAGCAATATATTGCTTCTTAATATCTGACTTATCATTTGCTCAAATATCAGATGATAAAAGGTTATGGTTACATTATTTTAATTCCATAAAGCTAAATAAGAAATGGAGTATTGATACTGATGCTGCTTATTTGCACCAGTTTGATGTAACGGCAAATAGAGTACAAGCTCGTTCAGGGGCAAAGTATAAAATCAACAAGAATTTTTCTATCAGACTTGGGATTGGTTATTTTTATGTATTTGATTCAGAAGGAGCAAATGTATCAGAAATACGTCCAAACCAAGATTTAATCGGGAAACATTTTCTAAGTAGAAATAAATCTTGGTATTTTACTCAAAGAGCAAGGTTTGAAGAGCAGTTTTTAACCACTACTATACAAGGCGAAGAAAATAAAGAAAAGGATCAGAAAAATAGACTTAGGTATTCTTACATGGTAAGAAAAGCTATCAATTCTTGGACTTTTGGTATTGGGGGTGAAATGTTTATAAATTTTAACGATAAGTCTACAAATGCTTTTGTCAATAAACATAGAGCCTATGCAGTCATTAATAAAAAGTTAAATGATAACCTCGCTTTAGAAGCTCAATATATAAGAGAGGATAGTTTTAAAAACCAACAAGGGTCTGTTCATCATGCAGATGTTTTAAGACTATGCGTGAAGCAGGTTATTCACACTAAAAAATAA
- a CDS encoding alpha-amylase family glycosyl hydrolase, with translation MKKDSKLLKILDFLEANEAKETRDYYVPSLWLGQEQGASYPVKTNPMTFFKESIQEITAPTDRNVNYNHSLSQLRNEVHGYGGDWTYVSNFYNLFPRLTTAYDHDNDGHVGSGNRMDITSSDNGFRETGTLLKCISMLKYIRDLGCNTVYMLPLTSIGEDGNRGDLGSPYAIKDQYKLDPNLADPLIPFTVEEQFEAFVEAAHMMGMRVIMEFVLRTSSLGGDWVKLNPEWFYWIDRKRTHEYHSPEFPADELAAIKQIPDGGGYHFAPSREYRSLFKKPPTPEQIKVEEGKFVAYTDEGELIIPGAFADWPPDDIQPAWSDVTYLRMYNFPYDHEPNDYNYIAYDTIRYYNPELAQPTHVNRPLWDKISGVIPHYQSFGIDGVMIDMGHALPQPLMEEIIDRARKNDRDFAFCEENFDVTQKSRNAGFNAVLGHEWRVTSRDKRQGIQRIVEDSNNYLALPYYGTPETHNTPRAMMRGGEPHCKVTYVLNKFLPNSIPFIHQGFELLEEWPVNTGLNFLQSETDFYSQQRLPLFYKSALRWNNDHNLIGYIKYINNIYNHFGWLLNNNHLRGNEESMTIHYPETAFESVIAFERFDPWHPEHSLLVVANTDYNNSQDFYLNIPGTNNGAYWDFVGKKEYKFVENWMSATLEAGQCLIIEVRKLI, from the coding sequence ATGAAAAAAGATTCAAAGCTACTCAAAATCCTTGATTTCTTAGAAGCGAATGAAGCCAAAGAAACTAGAGATTATTATGTGCCTTCATTATGGCTAGGTCAGGAGCAAGGTGCTTCCTATCCAGTAAAAACAAACCCAATGACCTTCTTTAAGGAGTCGATTCAAGAAATCACTGCTCCTACAGATAGAAATGTCAACTATAATCATTCCCTTTCTCAATTAAGAAATGAAGTACATGGTTACGGTGGTGACTGGACCTATGTTTCTAATTTCTATAATTTATTTCCGCGTTTAACAACTGCTTACGATCACGATAACGACGGTCATGTTGGTTCTGGAAATAGAATGGATATTACTAGTAGTGATAATGGTTTTAGAGAGACTGGTACATTATTAAAATGTATTTCAATGCTTAAGTACATTAGAGACTTAGGTTGTAATACTGTATATATGCTACCACTTACCAGTATTGGTGAAGATGGTAACAGAGGTGATTTAGGTTCTCCGTATGCTATTAAAGATCAATATAAACTTGATCCTAATTTAGCAGATCCGCTTATTCCTTTTACGGTAGAAGAGCAATTCGAAGCGTTTGTTGAGGCTGCTCATATGATGGGAATGCGTGTTATTATGGAGTTTGTTTTGCGTACATCTTCTTTAGGTGGAGATTGGGTAAAATTAAATCCAGAATGGTTCTATTGGATTGATAGAAAAAGAACACATGAATACCATAGTCCTGAATTCCCTGCAGATGAATTAGCTGCAATTAAGCAAATTCCTGATGGTGGAGGGTATCACTTTGCACCTAGTAGAGAGTACCGTTCTTTATTTAAAAAGCCACCTACTCCAGAACAAATTAAAGTTGAAGAAGGAAAATTTGTAGCTTATACAGATGAGGGCGAATTAATTATTCCTGGTGCTTTTGCAGATTGGCCACCAGATGATATTCAACCAGCTTGGTCGGATGTTACTTATTTACGTATGTACAATTTCCCTTATGATCATGAACCAAATGATTATAACTACATAGCATACGATACAATACGTTACTACAACCCTGAGTTAGCTCAGCCAACTCACGTAAATAGACCTCTTTGGGATAAAATTAGCGGTGTTATACCTCACTACCAATCTTTTGGTATTGACGGCGTAATGATTGATATGGGACATGCATTACCTCAACCTCTTATGGAAGAGATTATTGATAGAGCCCGTAAAAATGATAGAGATTTTGCTTTCTGTGAAGAAAACTTTGATGTTACTCAGAAAAGTAGAAATGCTGGCTTTAATGCTGTACTGGGACATGAATGGAGAGTTACTTCTCGTGATAAGCGCCAAGGAATTCAAAGAATTGTAGAAGACTCTAATAATTACCTTGCTTTACCTTATTATGGTACTCCAGAAACCCACAATACGCCTAGAGCAATGATGCGTGGTGGTGAACCACATTGTAAAGTAACTTATGTATTAAATAAGTTCTTACCTAACTCTATTCCTTTTATACATCAAGGTTTTGAGCTTTTGGAAGAATGGCCTGTTAATACTGGATTAAACTTCTTACAATCAGAAACAGATTTTTATAGTCAACAAAGATTACCTTTATTCTATAAATCTGCTCTACGTTGGAACAACGATCATAACTTAATTGGGTATATAAAATACATTAATAACATTTACAATCACTTTGGTTGGTTATTGAACAATAACCACTTACGTGGAAATGAGGAGTCTATGACAATTCATTACCCAGAAACTGCCTTTGAGAGTGTAATTGCTTTTGAACGTTTTGATCCGTGGCATCCAGAACATTCTTTACTTGTAGTTGCTAATACAGATTACAACAATTCGCAAGATTTTTATCTAAATATTCCTGGTACTAACAATGGTGCATATTGGGACTTTGTAGGTAAAAAAGAATATAAATTTGTTGAAAATTGGATGTCTGCAACTTTAGAAGCTGGACAATGTTTAATAATTGAAGTTAGAAAATTGATCTAA